The Conexivisphaera calida genome includes a region encoding these proteins:
- a CDS encoding adenosylcobalamin-dependent ribonucleoside-diphosphate reductase, protein MSELEAGSRPEELPRETLEWFKGDELRARVFFEKYALKSTDGKPLEVIPPDMWRRIAREIAGVEPTDEKRREWEEKFYWLLEDFRFVPGGRVMFGAGNPRKVTLINCYYLPIKEDSIEGIFKAAGEMARTYSYGGGVGVDVSILRPRGSPVHNSALTSTGSTSFMELYSLVTGTIGQAGRRGALMITMRIEHPDVLDFIRIKDDPERRNVRYANISVKVTDQFMKAVKDDADWELWYPDLMYPDELERDFGVRSRDQALEILRRRQAERPGDTILVEIDPVYQNPYDYPADYQYWVTTGELRKRVVYRTVKAREIFDELVKRAWSSAEPGMIFWSTIKEESPSEYDQKLAVQGTNPCSEQPLEPYGACNLGNINLASIVRDPFSEGASIDWELLERIVRYAVRFLDDVLEYNRDKHPLREQSEHSMYGRRVGLGVTGLADMFAMLRVRYDSDEALRIADQVFSKIKEWSYDESSEIAAEKGPFPAFRPDKHLKRPFVARLPEVLKSKIAEKGLRNVALLTVPPVGSGSILAGVSSGIEPIFAISYKRRSESLSKKEYKVYHPTVKLYMDKYNLDDESKLPEYFVAAHQIDPEFRVRMQATIQKHVDSAISSTVNLPQDISVEEVAKVYTMAWETGCKGITVYREGSREDVLVAEEEQREAAEEKEVPQPQKAQPTPSGIPKPRARSFKLYGVTYKFRTEAGNLYVTVNKNGEGRPFEVFIQIGKSGSTLGSLAEAIGRLVSLALRSGVDPHDVVDQLKDIKSVPMRQGDLAIVINSIPDAVARALEMSLGEEVHGGAPGGAGEEVPPAFLPLGPGGSGEIGKEERRASTPEELAGKEDDLEKGAYDICPVCGGVMLKIGSCATCMNCGYSTCS, encoded by the coding sequence GTGAGCGAACTGGAGGCGGGATCCCGCCCGGAGGAGCTGCCGCGGGAGACTCTGGAGTGGTTCAAGGGCGACGAGCTGCGCGCTCGCGTCTTCTTCGAGAAATATGCGCTTAAGTCGACGGATGGCAAGCCGCTCGAGGTCATCCCCCCCGACATGTGGCGCAGGATAGCGCGCGAGATAGCCGGCGTGGAGCCCACTGATGAGAAACGGAGGGAGTGGGAGGAGAAGTTCTACTGGCTGCTGGAGGACTTCCGCTTCGTGCCCGGAGGGCGCGTCATGTTCGGCGCCGGGAATCCACGTAAGGTCACACTGATCAACTGCTACTACCTCCCCATAAAGGAGGACAGCATAGAGGGGATATTCAAGGCAGCGGGGGAGATGGCCAGGACCTATAGCTACGGTGGAGGCGTCGGCGTCGACGTGTCCATACTTAGGCCAAGGGGGAGCCCCGTCCACAACTCGGCGCTCACCAGCACCGGGAGCACGAGCTTCATGGAGCTCTACAGCCTGGTCACCGGCACCATAGGCCAGGCGGGGCGCCGCGGTGCCCTGATGATAACTATGAGGATAGAGCACCCCGATGTGCTGGACTTCATCAGGATAAAGGACGATCCCGAGCGCAGGAACGTGCGCTACGCCAACATAAGCGTGAAGGTGACTGATCAGTTCATGAAGGCCGTCAAGGATGATGCCGACTGGGAGCTCTGGTACCCGGACCTGATGTATCCGGACGAGCTCGAGAGGGACTTCGGCGTCAGGTCCAGGGATCAGGCGCTGGAGATCCTGAGGAGGAGGCAGGCGGAGCGCCCCGGGGACACCATCCTCGTGGAGATAGACCCAGTGTACCAGAACCCATACGACTACCCGGCGGACTATCAGTACTGGGTGACCACGGGGGAGCTCAGGAAGCGCGTAGTGTACCGGACCGTGAAGGCCAGGGAGATCTTCGACGAGCTGGTCAAGCGCGCATGGAGCAGCGCCGAGCCCGGGATGATCTTCTGGAGCACGATAAAGGAGGAGAGCCCGAGCGAGTACGATCAGAAGCTGGCGGTGCAGGGCACCAATCCATGCAGCGAGCAGCCGCTGGAGCCGTACGGTGCCTGCAACCTGGGGAACATAAACCTGGCCAGCATCGTTAGGGATCCATTCTCGGAGGGCGCCTCTATAGACTGGGAGCTGCTCGAGAGGATAGTGCGCTACGCCGTGCGGTTCCTGGACGACGTCCTGGAGTACAACAGGGACAAGCATCCGCTGAGGGAGCAGAGCGAGCACAGCATGTACGGGAGGAGGGTCGGCCTGGGAGTCACCGGGCTCGCCGACATGTTCGCGATGCTCCGCGTCAGATACGACTCTGACGAGGCGCTCAGGATCGCCGACCAGGTATTCTCCAAGATAAAGGAGTGGTCCTACGACGAGAGCAGCGAGATAGCCGCGGAGAAGGGTCCCTTCCCCGCCTTCAGGCCCGACAAGCACCTCAAGAGGCCCTTCGTCGCGCGCCTGCCCGAGGTCCTGAAATCCAAGATAGCGGAGAAGGGACTTAGGAACGTCGCACTCCTGACGGTGCCGCCCGTTGGGTCCGGTAGCATACTCGCGGGCGTGAGCAGTGGTATAGAGCCCATCTTCGCGATCAGCTACAAGAGGAGGAGCGAGAGCCTCAGCAAGAAGGAGTACAAGGTCTATCATCCAACGGTCAAACTCTACATGGATAAGTACAACCTGGACGACGAGTCGAAGCTTCCCGAGTACTTCGTGGCCGCTCACCAGATAGATCCCGAGTTCCGCGTCAGGATGCAGGCCACGATACAGAAACACGTGGACAGCGCGATATCAAGCACCGTGAACCTCCCCCAGGACATAAGCGTGGAGGAGGTCGCCAAGGTCTACACGATGGCCTGGGAGACCGGGTGCAAGGGAATAACCGTCTACAGGGAGGGAAGCAGGGAGGACGTGTTAGTGGCTGAGGAGGAGCAGCGGGAGGCGGCTGAGGAGAAGGAGGTGCCGCAGCCGCAGAAGGCGCAGCCCACCCCATCAGGCATCCCGAAGCCTCGTGCCCGCAGCTTCAAGCTGTACGGGGTGACCTACAAATTCCGCACCGAGGCCGGGAACCTCTACGTCACGGTGAACAAGAACGGCGAGGGAAGACCCTTCGAGGTCTTCATACAGATAGGGAAGTCGGGTTCCACGCTGGGGAGCTTGGCCGAGGCCATAGGCAGGCTGGTGAGCCTAGCGCTGAGGAGCGGCGTGGATCCGCATGATGTCGTCGACCAGCTGAAGGACATAAAGAGCGTACCGATGCGCCAGGGTGACCTGGCGATAGTGATAAACTCGATACCCGATGCGGTCGCGAGGGCGCTGGAGATGTCGCTGGGCGAGGAGGTTCACGGCGGCGCTCCGGGCGGCGCTGGCGAGGAGGTCCCCCCGGCGTTCCTTCCGCTGGGACCCGGAGGGTCAGGGGAAATTGGGAAGGAGGAGAGGAGGGCGAGCACCCCGGAGGAGCTTGCGGGGAAGGAGGATGACTTGGAGAAGGGGGCATATGATATATGCCCGGTGTGCGGCGGCGTCATGCTAAAGATAGGGTCCTGCGCCACCTGCATGAACTGCGGGTACTCTACGTGCAGCTGA